GCCCGGCCATTCGCGCCGTCAGTGCCGCCCGCGGGCCCGAGGCGTTGACGATCCAGCCCGCATCGATCTTGCGCCCCGACTTCAGCGTGACCGAATTGGCCCTGCCAGCGTCCGAGGCGATGGCCACCACCTCATCAGTCGCGTATTCCGTACCTTGCACGCGCGCCTTGGCCTTGAAGCCCTGCATCAGCCCGGTGTTGTTGAACCAACCCTCACCCGACCGCCCGTAAGAGGCCAGCAGGATATCGTCCACGCGCAGATGCGGGAAGGCATGGGCCAGTTCATCTGGTGTCCACAAAACGACATCCGCACCGCAGGTCCGCTGAACCTCGTGGTTCTCGCGCAGGGTCCGGGCACCTTCGGGGGTGCTGGCCAGAAACAGATATCCGCCGGGATGGAAATTCAGATCGGGCCGATCGTCCCCGACCGCCATCATCTCGGCGAAACTGCGGATCACTTCCGAGCCGTACTGGCTGATCCTGACATTGATCGGGTTCGAGAATTGCGTGCGGATCGAGGAAGAGGACAAGGATGTCGAGGCGGTCGCATAGGTGGGGTCGCGCTCGACGACCAACACCGAACCGGTGAAATCCGGATTTGCAGTCAGGTAGTAAGCGACGGCCGAGCCGATAACGGCCCCGCCGACAATGACCACGTCATAGCTGTCCTGCATCAGGACCCCTCGTCATCGGGATGACCCAGCTCCACGAACCAACCGCCCAAGTGCCGGGTCGTTGCCGCCTTGGGGTCGAGCGGTTCGGTCTTTTCTTCGACCTGCGCGCGGTAGGGGTCGGCGCTGTCCTGCGGGACATAGCCCAGATGCCCGGCCTTTGAATTGTCGACCGGCTTTTCGCGGTTGTCGGACAGGCCGAAGCTGATGCTGTGACCGACATGTGAGGCGGTCAGGCTGGCACTGACAAGCCGCACGCAATCGTCGTAGCTGAGCCACGACCACAGCATCCGGCGGTCGGCAGGCTCGGGGAAGGATGAGAAGATGCGCAGGCAAGCGGTTTCGATGCCGTATTTGTCCCAGTAAAGGCTGCTCAGCGCCTCGACGAAGCATTTCGACACGCCGTACAGGCTGTCAGGGCGCACCGGCGCTTCGGTATCGATATGCGATTCCAGCTTGTGATAGCCGATGGCGTGGACCGACGACGCATAGACCACGCGCTTGACGCCATGTTTCCGCGCGCCCTCATAAATGTGATAGCTGCCGCGGATGGTGGAATCGAGCACGTCGTTCCAAACCCGCTCGCGCGAGGCGCCGCCGAAATGGACGATGGCATCGACATCGCGTGTGGCCTCGATGGTGGCGGCTTCATCGGACAGGTCGAAGACCAGTCCTTCCTCGTGATCCTGCAGATCGTTGATCGGGGTCCGGTCGGCCAGCCGGATGTGATTGGCCAGCGGTGCCAGTCCCTTGCGCAGCTTACTGCCAAGATCGCCAGCCGCGCCGGTGATCAGGATGCGGTTAAAGGGTTTCGCCATATCTGTTGCCTCTTCTGTTCGAGTTCGATGATCGCCAGCGTAGCAGGACGGGCGATCCGGGTCTCATTTCGGTGCTTTGGTCACATAGCCCTTGCGGATATCCTCTGCCACGGCATCCGGGCTACGCTCGGCAGGATCGCCGAAGCCGCCGCCGCCGGGAAGATCCAACACAAGTCGCTGACCTGCGGGGACGTGCTGCCAGCCCTTGGGGCGAAGCTTGGCGCCATCGTCCAGCGCCACCTCTCCGGACGCGCCGGGTTCTCCGCCATCACGCCCTCGGGGCGGGGCACTGACACGGTCGAACATCGCCGAGAAATCGAATTCGTGACCTTCCTCGGGCGCTATCTCGATCACCTGGCCCAGGCCGCCGCGATATTTGCCCGCGCCGCCGGAATCAGGCCGTAATTCCTTGCGCCAGATGACGATGGGGCCGGTATGCTCGGTCGCCTCTATCGGCATGGTCATGACGCCGGAAGGAAAAGCGGTCGCGGACAGCCCGTCCAGCGTTGGGCGCGCGCCCATTCCGCCCGAGTTGAACAGCAGCACCTCGGCCCGCCGCCCCTCGGTTCCTTCTACGGGACGCGCCGATATATGGATGTTCCACAATGCACCCGCCCCTTCGGCTTGTATCTTGCCTGGCAAAGCCTTGGCCAGCGCGCCCAGAACCACGTCGGGGACCATATGGCCGATGACGTGACGCAACGAGACCGGCGCGGGGCGCTGCGCATTCAGGATGTTGACCGGCGACGAGATCGAGAACGCCGCCAGCGAGGCCGAGTTGTTCGGGATATCGGGCGCCACGACGCATTTGATCGCATAGCAAGCATAGGCCTTGGTATAGATCAGCGGCACATTGATGCCCCACCGGCTGATCCCGGAACTGCCGCTGAAATCGACATGCACGTTGTCGTCGCCGATCGTGACCTGGGCTGCCAGGTTGATCGGGTCGTCATAGCCGTCGGTCAGCATCTCGTTTGACCAGCTTCCCTTGGGCAGCGCCGCGATCCGCTCCATCATGGCGCTATGGGTGCGCGAAAAGATGAACTCTCCCAAGTCGCCAAGATTGGCCAGTCCCACCTCGTCCAGCATCCGGGTTAGGCGCTGATGGCCGACATCGTTGCAGGCCGCGAGCGAATAGAAATCGCCGATAACCTGGTTGGGTTCGCGCACATTGCTCCGCAGGATGCGCAGCAGATCGGCATTCACCTCGCCACGTTCAGCGAATTTCATGATCGGAAGCTGGATACCTTCCTCGTAAACCGATTTGCCATCGGCCCCGAAACCGCGCCCGCCAACATCGACGACATGGGCGGTGCAGGCGAAGAAGCCGATCAGCACACCGTCCCGGAACGACGGAGACACCATGGTGACGTCGTGCAAATGGCCTGTGCCCAACCATGGATCGTTGGTGACATAGGTATCGCCCGGATACATCTGATCGCGCGGGATTTCATGTATAAAGTTCAGCACCGCCTCGGCCATGGTATTCACGTGGCCGGGAGTCCCCGTCACTGCCTGCGCCAGCATCCGGCCCCGCGCGTCGAACACCCCCGCCGACAGGTCCCCTGCCTCGCGCACCGAGGTCGAAAAGGCGGTGCGGATCAGTGTCAGCGCCTGCTCTTCGACAACCGAGATCAGCCGGTTCCACATCACCTGCATGCGAATTTCATCGATCTGGTTCATGCCGCGCCTCCTTTCCGAACAAGAAGAATGGTGCCATCGGCCTGAATGACGGCATCGAACAGCGACGTGACAACGGTCGAGGTTTCGCTTTCGACAATGACTGCGGGACCCGCGATCCGGTCACCTGCTGTCAGGCTGTCACGTTCGAAGATGGCACTTTCCGTCGATGCGCCGATATCGGGGTCGAAAATCTCGCGGCTGGCGGACGCTGCAACGGGTCTGCCATCCTCGGTCAAACTCTCTTTTGTGCTTTCGGGTCGGCTGTCCTGCGCCTTGACCGAAAAAGTC
This region of Paracoccus saliphilus genomic DNA includes:
- a CDS encoding hydantoinase B/oxoprolinase family protein; translation: MNQIDEIRMQVMWNRLISVVEEQALTLIRTAFSTSVREAGDLSAGVFDARGRMLAQAVTGTPGHVNTMAEAVLNFIHEIPRDQMYPGDTYVTNDPWLGTGHLHDVTMVSPSFRDGVLIGFFACTAHVVDVGGRGFGADGKSVYEEGIQLPIMKFAERGEVNADLLRILRSNVREPNQVIGDFYSLAACNDVGHQRLTRMLDEVGLANLGDLGEFIFSRTHSAMMERIAALPKGSWSNEMLTDGYDDPINLAAQVTIGDDNVHVDFSGSSGISRWGINVPLIYTKAYACYAIKCVVAPDIPNNSASLAAFSISSPVNILNAQRPAPVSLRHVIGHMVPDVVLGALAKALPGKIQAEGAGALWNIHISARPVEGTEGRRAEVLLFNSGGMGARPTLDGLSATAFPSGVMTMPIEATEHTGPIVIWRKELRPDSGGAGKYRGGLGQVIEIAPEEGHEFDFSAMFDRVSAPPRGRDGGEPGASGEVALDDGAKLRPKGWQHVPAGQRLVLDLPGGGGFGDPAERSPDAVAEDIRKGYVTKAPK
- a CDS encoding NAD(P)/FAD-dependent oxidoreductase; amino-acid sequence: MQDSYDVVIVGGAVIGSAVAYYLTANPDFTGSVLVVERDPTYATASTSLSSSSIRTQFSNPINVRISQYGSEVIRSFAEMMAVGDDRPDLNFHPGGYLFLASTPEGARTLRENHEVQRTCGADVVLWTPDELAHAFPHLRVDDILLASYGRSGEGWFNNTGLMQGFKAKARVQGTEYATDEVVAIASDAGRANSVTLKSGRKIDAGWIVNASGPRAALTARMAGLDIPVEPRKRTSFVFDCARSPEGSARVNDGRLPLMIDISGTYCRPEGRFFLTGCPPRDDVAVDWDDFEPQYDLFEEMIWPALAARSESFEAIKVVNQWAGHYAFNTLDHNMVVGPHPEMSNFIFANGFSGHGLQQAPATGRGVSELITYGEFRALDLSELGFERIVENRPFLEKAVI
- a CDS encoding NAD-dependent epimerase/dehydratase family protein, which gives rise to MAKPFNRILITGAAGDLGSKLRKGLAPLANHIRLADRTPINDLQDHEEGLVFDLSDEAATIEATRDVDAIVHFGGASRERVWNDVLDSTIRGSYHIYEGARKHGVKRVVYASSVHAIGYHKLESHIDTEAPVRPDSLYGVSKCFVEALSSLYWDKYGIETACLRIFSSFPEPADRRMLWSWLSYDDCVRLVSASLTASHVGHSISFGLSDNREKPVDNSKAGHLGYVPQDSADPYRAQVEEKTEPLDPKAATTRHLGGWFVELGHPDDEGS